CAGCCTGATCCCGACGTTTGTCCTGACGCCGCTGACCTATCTCGGTGGGGTGTTTTACTCCCTGACGCTGCTGCCGCCGTTCTGGCAGGGGTTATCGCAACTGAACCCGATCGTCTATATGATTAGCGGCTTCCGCTACGGCTTCCTCGGCATTCACGATGTGCCGTTAGTGACTACGTTTGGCGTGCTGGTGGTCTTTATTGTGGTGTTTTATCTGCTGTGCTGGTCTTTAATCCAGCGCGGTCGCGGGTTGCGTAGCTGACCGTTTTCATCCTCTCCTCCCGGTGAGGAGAGGATGATTGTTGACCATTGTCATCATTCTCCATTTGTCACTCTGATAAACTACTTGCCTGCTAATGAGGTGAGAAATGCTAGGCTGGGTCATAACCTGTCATGACGATAAGGCTGAGGAACTGCTGAGCCTTCTGGAAAAAAAACACGGCCCACTGGCGCAATGCCGGGCGGTGAATTTTTGGCGTGGATTGAGCGCGAACATGCTGAGTCGGATGATGTGCGACGCATTGCATGCTACGGATTCCGGTGATGGCGTCATCTTTCTGACCGACCAGCCCGGTGCGGCGCCGTATCGCGTGGCTTCACTGCTGAGCCATAAACATCCGCAGTGTGAAGTCATTTCCGGCATTTCTGTAACGTTGCTGGAGCAAATGCTCCCAACACGAGAATCCATGAGTAGTCAGGCGTTTCGCGACCAGATAGTTGCTCTTGGTGGGCCAGAGGTGACCAGTCTTTGGCATCAGCAACAGAAAAATCCTCCCTTTGTTCTACTGCACGATTTGTATGAGTATTGATCATTCTTATTAATGAGGTGAATTGATACAATCGCTGCGTTGTTTCTTGCCCCGGTTATGGTTAATGATGAAATATCTGTTTCTGCTGCTGCTGTCCCTCTCTACAGTCGTCAGTGCGGCGTTGCCTGCTCGCTATATGCAAACCACTGAAGATGCGGCTATTTGGGCGCAAATAGGCGATGACATGGTGACCGTGGGAAATATTCGCGCCGGACAGATTATTTCTGTCATTCCGGTCGCGGCGGATTATTACGAATTCAAATTCGGCTTCGGTACCGGGTTTATTGACAAAGGCCATCTGGAACCGGTGCAGGGTAAACAACGCGTTGAGGACAGCCTCGGCGATCTTAATAAACCGCTCAGCAATCAGAATCTGATCACCTGGCAAGCCACTCCCGTTTATAACGCACCGAATATTGGTAGTGCGCCGTTTGGCGTACTGGCGGATAACCTGCGTTATCCCATCATCAGTAAACTGAAAGACCGGCTGAATCAAACCTGGTATCAGATTCGCATTGGCGATCGGCTGGCCTGGATAAGTGCCCTCGATGCCCAGGAAGACCGTGGATTGCCGGTGCTGACCTATCACCATATTCTGCGCGATGAAGAGAACACCCGTTTTCGTCATACCTCTACCACCACGTCAGTTCGCGCCTTCAGCAACCAGATGACCTGGCTGCGCGATCGCGGATACCGTACGCTGACGATGACGCAACTGGAAGGCTATGTGCGTAACAATATGAATCTGCCCGCGCGAGCGGTGGTGATTACCTTTGATGACGGCCTGAAGTCAGTGAGTCGTTATGCTTATCCGGTGCTGAAGCAGTATGGGATGAAGGCCACGGCGTTTATTATCTCGTCGCGAATTAAAGTTCGCCCACAAAAATGGGACCCCAAATCGCTGCAGTTCATGAGCATTTCAGAGCTTAATGGTATCCGCGACGTGTTTGACTTTCAGTCCCATACGCACTTTTTACATCGGGTCGACGGCTATCACCGGCCAATCCTGCTCAGCCGCAGCCATCACAATATTCTGTTTGATTTTGCACGCTCCCGGCGTGCGCTGGCTCCGTTTAATCCCCATGTCCTTTATCTTTCGTATCCGTTTGGCGGTTATAACGCGACGGCCGTAAAAGCCGCGGAAGAGGCTGGATTTCACCTGGCGGTGACTACGATGAAAGGGAAGGTGAAGCCGGGGGATAATCCGTTTTTACTGAAACGCCTGTATATCTTAAGAACGGATTCGCTGGAGACGATGTCGCGGCTGATCAGCAATCAGCCGCAGGGGTAGTTCGCTTACGCAACCTGAACCGGAATGGCTTTCGCGGTGCGTTTCATTTCATTGTCGCCTTCGAAGTAAGCGACCTTTGGCTGCCAGCGGCGCGCTTCTTCGTCAGACATGGTCACGAAGCTGGCGATGATCACAATGTCGCCCACGCTGGCACAGTGTGCCGCTGCGCCGTTGACGGAGATGATTCTGGAACCGCGCTCGGCGGCAATCGCATAGGTGGAAAAGCGTTTACCGTTGCTCACGTTCCAGATATCGATGGCTTCATTTTCAAGGATCCCGGCGGCATCCAGAAAATCCTGATCGATGGCGCAGGAACCTTCATAGTGCAGGTCCGCCTGAGTTACTTTCACGCGGTGGAGTTTGCCCTGCAGCATAGTGCGAATCATAACGTCTACCTTAAACTCGTATCGATAACGAAGCAGGTCGAAACCTGC
The sequence above is drawn from the Citrobacter amalonaticus genome and encodes:
- a CDS encoding PTS sugar transporter subunit IIA, translating into MLGWVITCHDDKAEELLSLLEKKHGPLAQCRAVNFWRGLSANMLSRMMCDALHATDSGDGVIFLTDQPGAAPYRVASLLSHKHPQCEVISGISVTLLEQMLPTRESMSSQAFRDQIVALGGPEVTSLWHQQQKNPPFVLLHDLYEY
- a CDS encoding polysaccharide deacetylase family protein, encoding MMKYLFLLLLSLSTVVSAALPARYMQTTEDAAIWAQIGDDMVTVGNIRAGQIISVIPVAADYYEFKFGFGTGFIDKGHLEPVQGKQRVEDSLGDLNKPLSNQNLITWQATPVYNAPNIGSAPFGVLADNLRYPIISKLKDRLNQTWYQIRIGDRLAWISALDAQEDRGLPVLTYHHILRDEENTRFRHTSTTTSVRAFSNQMTWLRDRGYRTLTMTQLEGYVRNNMNLPARAVVITFDDGLKSVSRYAYPVLKQYGMKATAFIISSRIKVRPQKWDPKSLQFMSISELNGIRDVFDFQSHTHFLHRVDGYHRPILLSRSHHNILFDFARSRRALAPFNPHVLYLSYPFGGYNATAVKAAEEAGFHLAVTTMKGKVKPGDNPFLLKRLYILRTDSLETMSRLISNQPQG
- the panD gene encoding aspartate 1-decarboxylase gives rise to the protein MIRTMLQGKLHRVKVTQADLHYEGSCAIDQDFLDAAGILENEAIDIWNVSNGKRFSTYAIAAERGSRIISVNGAAAHCASVGDIVIIASFVTMSDEEARRWQPKVAYFEGDNEMKRTAKAIPVQVA